Proteins encoded together in one Coregonus clupeaformis isolate EN_2021a unplaced genomic scaffold, ASM2061545v1 scaf0473, whole genome shotgun sequence window:
- the LOC123484806 gene encoding proline-rich protein 36-like, protein MYPVRCPPSHPSQPPLPATPPSHPVSTPQIESLSTPQMPSQPPLPATPPSHPSQPPLPATPSQPPQIESLSTPEMPSQPPPPSHPSQPPLPATPPSHPVSTPQIESSPLPSHPSQPPLPATPPSHPSQPPLPATPCPPSHLPATPPSHPSQPPLPATPPSHPSQPPRLNPPDRVPLHTSDALPATPPSHPSQPPLPATPPSHPSQPPRLNPPDRVPLHTSDALPATPPSHPSQPPLPATPPSHPVSTPQIESLSTPQMPSQPPLPATPSQPPDRVPLHSSDALPATPPSHPSQPPLPATPPSHPVSTPQIESLSTPQMPSQPPLPATPPSHPPSHPLPAPPPSHPVSTPQIESLSTPQLPSQPPLPATPPSHPSQPPLPATPCPPSHPSQPPLPATPSQPPQIESLSTPQMPSQPPLPATPPSHPSQPPPSQSPQIESLSTPQMPSQPPLPATPPSHPSQPPRLNPQIESLSTPQMPSQPPPSQPPDRVPLHSSDALPATPSQPPR, encoded by the exons ATGTACCCTGTGCG ATGCCCTCCCAGCCACCCCTCCCAGCCACCCCTCCCAGCCACCCCTCCCAGCCACCCCGTCTCAACCCCCCAGATAGAGTCCCTCTCCACACCTCAGATGCCCTCCCAGCCACCCCTCCCAGCCACCCCTCCCAGCCACCCCTCCCAGCCACCCCTCCCAGCCACCCCGTCTCAACCCCCCCAGATAGAGTCCCTCTCCACTCCTGAGATGCCCTCCCAGCCACCCCCTCCCAGCCACCCCTCCCAGCCACCCCTCCCAGCCACCCCTCCCAGCCACCCCGTCTCAACCCCCCAGATAGAGTCCTCTCCACTCCCCAGCCACCCCTCCCAGCCACCCCTCCCAGCCACCCCTCCCAGCCACCCCTCCCAGCCACCCCTCCCAGCCACCCC ATGCCCTCCCAGCCACCTCCCAGCCACCCCTCCCAGCCACCCCTCCCAGCCACCCCTCCCAGCCACCCCTCCCAGCCACCCCTCCCAGCCACCCCGTCTCAACCCCCCAGATAGAGTCCCTCTCCACACCTCAGATGCCCTCCCAGCCACCCCTCCCAGCCACCCCTCCCAGCCACCCCTCCCAGCCACCCCTCCCAGCCACCCCTCCCAGCCACCCCGTCTCAACCCCCCAGATAGAGTCCCTCTCCACACCTCAGATGCCCTCCCAGCCACCCCTCCCAGCCACCCCTCCCAGCCACCCCTCCCAGCCACCCCTCCCAGCCACCCCGTCTCAACCCCCCAGATAgagtccctctccactcctcagatGCCCTCCCAGCCACCCCTCCCAGCCACCCCGTCTCAACCCCCAGATAgagtccctctccactcctcagatGCCCTCCCAGCCACCCCTCCCAGCCACCCCTCCCAGCCACCCCTCCCAGCCACCCCTCCCAGCCACCCCGTCTCAACCCCCCAGATAgagtccctctccactcctcagatGCCCTCCCAGCCACCCCTCCCAGCCACCCCTCCCAGCCACCCTCCCAGCCACCCCCTCCCAGCCCCCCCTCCCAGCCACCCCGTCTCAACCCCCCAGATAgagtccctctccactcctcagctGCCCTCCCAGCCACCCCTCCCAGCCACCCCTCCCAGCCACCCCTCCCAGCCACCCCTCCCAGCCACCCC atGCCCTCCCAGCCACCCCTCCCAGCCACCCCTCCCAGCCACCCCGTCTCAACCCCCCCAGATAgagtccctctccactcctcagatGCCCTCCCAGCCACCCCTCCCAGCCACCCCTCCCAGCCACCCCTCCCAGCCACCCCCGTCTCAATCCCCCCAGATAGAGTCCCTCTCCACACCTCAGATGCCCTCCCAGCCACCCCTCCCAGCCACCCCTCCCAGCCACCCCTCCCAGCCACCCCGTCTCAACCCCCAGATAgagtccctctccactcctcagatGCCCTCCCAGCCACCCCCGTCTCAACCCCCAGATAgagtccctctccactcctcagatGCCCTCCCAGCCACCCCGTCTCAACCCCCCAGATAg